The Anaerolineae bacterium sequence GGGGAAGGCGTAGAAGGCGCCCTTCGGTTCGAAGCAGGAGAGGCCGATGTTGTTCAGGCCGGCCACGATGAGCCGGCGCCGGCGGTCGTACATCTCGCGCATGTACTGCACGTCCTCTTCCCCGTGTTTCAGGGCGCGCAGGGCGGCGATCTGCGCCACGGTCGGCGCCGACATAATGGTGTACTGGTGAATCTTGAGCATGGGGGCGATGAGCTCGGCCGGGCCGGCGGCATAGCCCACGCGCCAGCCCGTCATGGCATAGGCCTTGGACATGCCTTGGAGCACGATGGTGCGCTCGCGCATGCCCGGCAGGGAGGCGAAGCAGATATGCTCCACGCCGTATACCAGCCGGTCATAAATCTCGTCGGAGATGACCACCAGGTCATATCGTTCCGCCAGTTGGGCGATGGCCATCAGCCGCTCCCGGCTCATGACCGCGCCGGTGGGGTTGTTGGGATAGCCGATCAAGAGGGCCTTGGTGCGCGGGGTGATGGCCCGTTCGATCTCCTCGGCCGTGACCTCGAAGTTGTTCTCGACCCAGGTGGGGATGCGCACCGGCACGCCGCCGGCCAGCACCACCTCCGGCACATAGGCCACGAAGCAGGGCTCCGGCACGATCACCTCTTCGCCGGGGTTGAGCAGGGCGGTCAGGGCCAGGTACAAGCCCTCGGAGACGCCCACGGTGATGAATATCTCTTTGGCCGGGTCGTACTGCACACCGTACAGGCGCGCGATGTTCTCCGCAATGGCCTGGCGCAGTTCGAAGATGCCGGCATTCGACGTATAATGGGTCTCCCCGCGGCGTAGGGCCTCGATGCCGGCCTCAATGATATGCGCCGGCGTGGTGAAATCCGGCTCCCCGATGCCCAGGGAGATGACATTCTGCATGGTCGCCGCGATGTCAAAGAAGCGGCGGATGCCGGAAGGCGGGATGCTCGCCACACGCTCTGCGACTTTCGATGAAATCATATATCCTCTCCTCCTGATTGTTCTTCTGCCCCTTCCGCCGGCGCTGGGCTGGCCAACGTCCACACGTCCATGGTCTCGTCGTACTGCAGGATATGCGGCCCCGTGGAGGTCTCGATGCGAAAGGCCGGCCCGCTCGGTGTGCGCCAGCGTGCGGTGATGCGAAGGATCTCATGCCGCTGGCCCTCCATGATGACCGCGCGCGGCTCCTGGGCATAGGTGTAGCCGGAATAGCATTCCACCTGCACGGCCCGGGCGAACAGTTCCACCATGCGCGCCCTCCTACAGGTGCGGCACAAGGCCGGCGGCCGAATCCACCTGGGACGAGTCCCCCACGTTCAGGCTCTCGAAGCTGCCCCGCACCCGCGCCTCATCCCCGATGAGGGAGCGGGTCAGCATGGCATTCTCGATGTGCGCGCCCTTGTTGATGATGGAGTCGTTCACCAGCGAGCGGTAAATCTCCCCTTGATCCGCCAGGCTGACATAGGGCCCGACGATGGATGATTCCACGCGGCAGTGCGCGCCGATGTACACGTACGGCCCGATAACCGAATGCTCAATGCGGGCGGTGGGATGGACATA is a genomic window containing:
- a CDS encoding aminotransferase class I/II-fold pyridoxal phosphate-dependent enzyme yields the protein MISSKVAERVASIPPSGIRRFFDIAATMQNVISLGIGEPDFTTPAHIIEAGIEALRRGETHYTSNAGIFELRQAIAENIARLYGVQYDPAKEIFITVGVSEGLYLALTALLNPGEEVIVPEPCFVAYVPEVVLAGGVPVRIPTWVENNFEVTAEEIERAITPRTKALLIGYPNNPTGAVMSRERLMAIAQLAERYDLVVISDEIYDRLVYGVEHICFASLPGMRERTIVLQGMSKAYAMTGWRVGYAAGPAELIAPMLKIHQYTIMSAPTVAQIAALRALKHGEEDVQYMREMYDRRRRLIVAGLNNIGLSCFEPKGAFYAFPCIRTTGLSSMEFSERLLMEEKVAVVPGSAFGECGEGFVRCSYASSLENIEEALNRMARFVQRHREV